Proteins found in one Parcubacteria group bacterium genomic segment:
- a CDS encoding glycosyltransferase family 2 protein — translation MEPGKKMISIVVPLYNEEKNVPLFYAKIQTVLDRLPYIWELIFVNDGSCDKSILELEKIAEKDARINVLDFSRNFGKEIAVTAGINSCRGEACIILDADLQHPIEKIPEFIAKWEKGAEVVVGVREKSKKEKLIKRMGSYLFYKMINRISDMEIVTRATDFRLLDRIVIDEFNRLTEKNRMTRALIDWLGFRREYIYFEANERIHGVPAYNFWKLVRLAFNSMISFSLFPLKLAGYLGIIITFFSGLLGIFIMINRYITNNLYFSGPAILAVVILFLIGIVLVCLGLIALYIANIHAEVTNRPMYIVRKRK, via the coding sequence ATGGAACCAGGAAAAAAAATGATTTCTATTGTTGTTCCGCTTTATAACGAAGAAAAAAACGTTCCGCTTTTTTATGCCAAAATTCAAACGGTACTCGACAGACTTCCTTATATTTGGGAGCTTATTTTTGTAAATGACGGCAGTTGTGACAAGAGTATTTTGGAATTAGAAAAAATTGCCGAGAAAGATGCTCGGATAAATGTTTTGGATTTTTCCCGCAATTTTGGCAAGGAAATCGCAGTGACAGCTGGAATCAACAGCTGTCGCGGAGAAGCTTGTATAATTTTAGATGCAGATCTCCAGCATCCGATCGAAAAAATTCCTGAATTTATCGCGAAATGGGAAAAAGGCGCGGAGGTTGTCGTTGGCGTGCGAGAGAAAAGTAAGAAGGAAAAATTAATAAAAAGAATGGGTTCCTATCTGTTTTATAAAATGATCAATCGCATATCAGACATGGAAATTGTGACGCGCGCAACTGATTTTCGCTTGTTGGATCGCATCGTGATTGATGAGTTCAATCGGCTCACGGAAAAAAATCGCATGACGCGCGCGCTGATCGATTGGCTCGGTTTTCGGCGTGAATATATCTATTTCGAAGCCAACGAGCGGATCCATGGTGTTCCGGCCTATAATTTTTGGAAATTGGTCCGGCTAGCGTTTAATAGCATGATTTCCTTCAGCTTGTTTCCTCTGAAGCTGGCTGGCTATCTGGGGATTATTATCACATTTTTTTCCGGGCTTCTGGGAATTTTCATCATGATTAACCGCTATATAACCAATAATCTTTATTTCTCCGGCCCGGCAATTTTAGCGGTCGTAATTCTGTTTTTGATTGGCATCGTACTTGTTTGTCTTGGGCTTATTGCGCTCTACATCGCCAACATCCACGCTGAAGTGACTAATCGGCCGATGTATATCGTGAGGAAGCGGAAATAA
- a CDS encoding SDR family NAD(P)-dependent oxidoreductase, whose translation MKVLITGGAGFIGSACTKALIDRGDEVVIIDNFNDYYDPSLKEARIKKFLKGYKFKLYRGDIRDEKLIDKIFKKEKLDKVIHLAAMAGVRNSLLNPKLYADVNIMGSLNLLEAAVKYKIKNFVFASSSSVYGNNKKVPFSESDPVDTPISPYAASKKADELIAHTYSHIYGLNITALRFFTVYGPWGRPDMALFLFTDAITKGEPIKVYNYGKMSRNFTYVDDIVSGTLTVLDKCTGYGVMNIGGDKEETLLRFIEVIEKNVRKIAKKNLMPIQPGDVPSTVADIKKLRKLGWKPTTRIEKGIANFVEWYKQYYKVK comes from the coding sequence ATGAAGGTACTGATTACCGGAGGGGCGGGGTTTATTGGGTCGGCATGCACGAAGGCGCTGATCGATCGGGGCGATGAAGTTGTGATTATTGATAATTTCAATGATTATTATGACCCATCGCTGAAAGAAGCGCGCATTAAAAAATTTCTTAAGGGGTATAAATTTAAACTTTATCGTGGAGATATTCGAGATGAAAAATTGATCGACAAGATATTCAAAAAAGAAAAATTGGACAAAGTGATTCATTTGGCGGCAATGGCCGGCGTGCGCAATTCACTGCTCAATCCAAAACTATATGCGGATGTGAATATTATGGGCAGTCTTAATCTTTTGGAAGCCGCGGTTAAATATAAAATTAAAAATTTTGTTTTTGCCTCATCCTCTTCGGTTTATGGCAACAACAAAAAAGTGCCTTTTTCCGAATCTGATCCGGTGGACACGCCAATCTCTCCTTATGCCGCTTCCAAGAAAGCGGACGAACTCATTGCGCATACCTACAGCCACATCTACGGACTTAACATCACGGCGCTCCGATTTTTTACCGTCTATGGCCCGTGGGGTCGGCCGGATATGGCATTGTTCCTGTTTACAGATGCGATCACCAAAGGCGAACCGATTAAAGTGTATAATTATGGCAAAATGAGTCGCAATTTTACCTATGTTGATGACATTGTGTCCGGCACGCTCACTGTGCTCGACAAATGTACGGGTTACGGCGTGATGAATATTGGTGGCGACAAGGAAGAAACCCTTTTGCGTTTTATTGAAGTGATTGAAAAAAATGTGAGGAAGATTGCGAAGAAAAATTTGATGCCGATCCAACCGGGCGATGTACCTTCAACGGTGGCCGATATTAAAAAACTGCGAAAGCTGGGTTGGAAGCCGACGACCAGAATTGAGAAGGGGATCGCTAATTTTGTGGAGTGGTACAAACAGTACTACAAGGTGAAATAA
- a CDS encoding oligosaccharide flippase family protein, giving the protein MLKKFRNNAFAWNSFVLFSGSMVNNVLNYIFHLVVGRMVSVAVYGETESLISLMMIISVPAATLVMVMTKYAAQCKAQNDKKRSYELLRYFNKKVVQYGVPIFLVTILLTPLISRFLNIESTLPLIIVWTSMLLSLFSAGASGMLSGWQKFKESSWAAIAGGALKLFSALIFIAIGLKINGLMFSFFLSAVATYVIALICLKFIFVAGKNDEHEISELNLGAMKTTVMTFFLGNLAINALGNLDMVLAKHNLDDISAGQYGALTIVSKIIFFATGVIASVLFSMSAEHNHKNGNTKKLFLQAFTLMTIVSVISIAVYFMAPKLILSLLFGAKYNAVSAYLGWFAIMVVLFSLVNLTLQYLLSLQRVKVVYGMLFVAVSAASAMLFFGHTISAILAIGIIAQTVALLSALPFVFNSFTKEPA; this is encoded by the coding sequence ATGCTCAAAAAATTTCGTAACAACGCTTTTGCCTGGAACAGCTTCGTGCTGTTTTCCGGCAGTATGGTGAATAACGTGCTCAATTACATTTTCCACTTGGTAGTGGGAAGAATGGTGAGCGTGGCGGTTTATGGCGAGACGGAGTCGCTCATTTCGCTGATGATGATCATCTCCGTTCCCGCGGCGACGCTTGTCATGGTGATGACGAAATATGCCGCGCAGTGTAAAGCGCAAAATGACAAAAAAAGGAGTTATGAACTTTTGCGTTATTTCAACAAAAAAGTCGTGCAATATGGCGTACCGATTTTTCTCGTGACAATTCTCCTTACTCCGCTTATCAGCCGATTCCTTAATATTGAAAGCACACTACCACTGATCATTGTTTGGACTTCGATGCTCCTTTCGCTTTTTTCTGCCGGGGCTTCCGGGATGCTTTCCGGTTGGCAAAAATTCAAGGAATCAAGCTGGGCCGCGATTGCCGGTGGTGCTCTGAAGCTCTTTTCCGCTTTGATTTTTATCGCTATCGGACTTAAAATTAACGGATTGATGTTCAGTTTTTTCTTGTCTGCTGTCGCGACCTATGTTATCGCGCTCATTTGTCTTAAATTCATTTTTGTGGCCGGAAAAAATGATGAGCACGAAATCAGTGAGCTCAATTTGGGAGCGATGAAAACTACGGTGATGACTTTTTTTCTCGGTAATCTGGCGATCAATGCTTTGGGTAATTTGGATATGGTTCTGGCCAAACATAATCTTGACGATATTTCTGCGGGGCAATATGGAGCGCTCACGATTGTTTCCAAAATTATTTTTTTTGCGACCGGCGTGATTGCTTCCGTGCTTTTTTCCATGTCGGCGGAACATAATCATAAGAATGGCAACACAAAAAAACTTTTCCTGCAGGCCTTCACTCTGATGACTATCGTGTCTGTCATTTCTATCGCAGTCTATTTTATGGCGCCAAAATTGATTCTGTCTTTGCTTTTTGGCGCGAAATATAACGCGGTTTCGGCTTATTTAGGCTGGTTTGCGATTATGGTGGTGCTGTTTTCTCTAGTGAACTTGACTTTGCAATATTTGCTTTCCTTGCAACGAGTGAAGGTGGTTTACGGAATGCTCTTTGTGGCTGTTTCGGCGGCCAGCGCGATGCTCTTTTTCGGTCATACGATTTCTGCTATACTGGCCATAGGCATTATTGCTCAAACAGTCGCGTTGCTCAGCGCGCTGCCTTTTGTCTTTAACTCGTTTACTAAAGAGCCCGCATAA
- a CDS encoding GDP-mannose 4,6-dehydratase: protein MKVLVTGGAGFIGSYVSRALIRRGDDVVAIDNFQEYYPRVCKEFNLDLINLTANKPIEFTKVEEINPVHEKLSTYYPKTDATPGKFVFEEVDIVDFDKLRNLFETHKPDAIIHLAAMAGVPLSAKQPRLYTQVNVDGSVNLLELSKEFGIKQFVFASTASAYGQKDHKVKEEEGVSYPWSVYGATKSAVEVLSHAFFKLFGLNIAIARIFGPIYGPLQRPFGMLIQRLINYVHNSKTLTVYGIKGLETAKDFTYIDDEVDGLLLCLDKNIGYNAYNIGTSDVIPLKSWFDAVGDALGESVKYEIVDADPGDVATSADITKARTQLGYEPQMDYREGVRRQAEIFNLMPEWYKKMEDV from the coding sequence ATGAAAGTACTTGTAACAGGCGGGGCTGGGTTTATTGGCAGCTATGTCTCGCGGGCGCTTATTCGTCGGGGCGATGATGTCGTTGCAATTGATAATTTTCAAGAATATTATCCTCGCGTTTGCAAGGAGTTTAATTTGGACTTGATTAATCTCACCGCCAATAAGCCTATTGAGTTTACAAAAGTTGAAGAAATAAATCCTGTGCACGAAAAACTTTCTACCTATTATCCCAAGACAGATGCCACGCCAGGAAAGTTTGTTTTTGAAGAAGTGGATATTGTTGATTTTGACAAGCTTAGAAATCTATTCGAAACGCACAAGCCAGACGCGATTATTCATCTGGCGGCTATGGCTGGTGTCCCACTTTCAGCAAAACAACCCCGACTCTATACGCAGGTGAATGTTGATGGTTCAGTTAATTTGTTGGAATTGTCAAAAGAATTTGGAATCAAACAATTTGTGTTTGCCTCTACTGCTTCGGCCTATGGGCAAAAAGATCATAAGGTCAAGGAAGAAGAAGGCGTGTCCTATCCATGGTCAGTTTACGGAGCCACAAAATCTGCGGTTGAGGTACTGAGCCATGCGTTTTTCAAGCTTTTTGGACTGAACATTGCTATTGCTCGAATTTTTGGCCCTATCTATGGCCCTTTACAGCGTCCTTTCGGCATGCTTATCCAACGGCTTATTAATTATGTACACAATAGTAAAACGCTGACTGTATATGGAATCAAAGGATTGGAGACAGCCAAGGATTTTACTTATATTGATGACGAGGTGGATGGACTTCTGTTGTGTTTAGATAAAAATATTGGATACAATGCCTATAATATTGGGACGTCGGACGTAATTCCACTAAAAAGCTGGTTTGATGCAGTTGGAGACGCCCTTGGCGAATCGGTAAAGTATGAAATTGTTGATGCGGATCCTGGGGATGTGGCAACTAGTGCAGACATTACCAAGGCAAGAACCCAATTAGGGTATGAGCCGCAAATGGATTATCGAGAAGGTGTCAGGCGTCAAGCAGAGATATTTAACCTGATGCCCGAGTGGTATAAAAAAATGGAAGATGTGTAA
- a CDS encoding glycosyltransferase, which yields MNDVVSRYTGKIFSVLQQDGFFGGLKKILTGFFFVLRPVGSGDILFISSGAVGDSSRYRVRHIAEELKMHGFRCSFTVQEHPALSKCADRFKIFIFHKTTNIPQIAKLVERIKAQKKEIIFETDDLVFDPKYIKTQDFFSNSNAGMKKFYEKGLGVELVNDAYVKVCTVSTSFLAEKMRELGKQVFIVSNKLSEKDLSNADKILETSFSGGKGTVRIGYFSGTHSHNRDFATITGALMQVMEKYSHVELFLVGPLDVESSLNKFSDRIKQFSFVPREKHFANIASVDINIVPLEIGNPFCEARSELKFFEAAIMKVPTIAAATQTYRGAIEDGVTGFLAGNELEWTEKLGRLIEAKNLRHAMGERAREKTLKDYTNKNSHSWEYYKYLKSKL from the coding sequence ATGAATGATGTAGTTAGCCGCTATACGGGAAAGATTTTTTCTGTGCTTCAGCAGGATGGTTTTTTTGGTGGCTTGAAAAAGATTTTAACAGGATTTTTTTTCGTGTTGCGTCCGGTTGGATCGGGGGATATTCTTTTCATTTCAAGCGGAGCGGTAGGGGATAGTTCGCGTTATCGAGTTCGGCATATCGCGGAGGAACTCAAAATGCATGGCTTCAGATGCAGTTTTACCGTTCAAGAACACCCGGCGCTTTCCAAGTGTGCGGATCGGTTCAAAATATTTATTTTTCATAAAACCACTAACATCCCGCAGATAGCCAAATTGGTTGAAAGGATAAAAGCACAAAAAAAGGAAATTATTTTTGAAACCGATGATCTTGTTTTTGACCCTAAATATATTAAAACACAGGATTTTTTCTCAAACAGCAATGCCGGAATGAAAAAATTCTATGAAAAAGGTTTGGGAGTGGAGCTTGTGAATGATGCATATGTGAAAGTTTGCACTGTCTCAACTTCATTTTTGGCAGAAAAAATGCGCGAACTTGGCAAGCAAGTTTTCATTGTTTCCAATAAACTTTCCGAGAAAGACTTATCAAATGCTGATAAGATTCTCGAAACTTCATTTTCAGGTGGAAAGGGGACCGTCAGAATAGGCTATTTTTCTGGCACTCATTCCCACAATCGAGATTTCGCAACAATAACAGGAGCGCTTATGCAGGTCATGGAAAAATATAGCCACGTAGAATTATTTTTAGTGGGCCCATTGGATGTCGAGAGCTCACTTAATAAATTTAGCGATAGAATAAAACAATTTTCATTTGTCCCGCGTGAAAAACATTTTGCCAATATTGCCAGTGTTGACATTAACATTGTCCCACTGGAAATTGGCAATCCATTTTGCGAAGCTCGCTCGGAGTTGAAATTTTTTGAAGCTGCCATCATGAAAGTGCCCACAATCGCGGCGGCAACGCAGACATACCGCGGCGCAATCGAAGACGGCGTGACTGGATTTTTGGCTGGAAATGAGCTAGAATGGACGGAGAAATTGGGGCGTTTGATTGAAGCCAAAAATTTACGTCATGCAATGGGCGAGCGGGCAAGAGAAAAAACCCTCAAAGATTATACGAATAAAAATAGCCATAGCTGGGAGTATTATAAATATCTAAAGTCAAAATTGTAA